The genomic region GTTTTTTGCAGGATGCCTTGACATATCTAAAGAAAATTAGATATACTTACGGCCTATAGCTTTATTTTATGTGCATTGAGAAAAGTGTGCTGGAGGAGAATAGTTGGCGGAGAATAAAGGTTTGCGGATTAATGAACAAATCCGTGTCCGCGAGGTTCGTTTAATTGATGATGCAGGGGAGCAGAAGGGTATTGTTTCCACCCTTGAAGCTCTTAGGATGGCTCAAGACGTTAATCTTGATCTCGTTGAAGTGGCTCCGCAAGCGGATCCTCCCGTTTGCAAGATTTTAGATTATGGAAAGTATCGTTTTGAATTGGAAAAAAAGCTCCGTGATTCCAAGAAAAAACAGAAGCTGCAAGTTCTTAAAGAAATTCGTATGCAGCCTAAGATAAATGACCATGATCTATCTTTTAAAGCACGGCATATACAAGATTTTCTTGATGACGGCGATAAAGTAAAAGTAACAATCCGCTTTCGGGGGCGGGAGTTAGCCCATACCGAGCTGGGGCTGGACGTATTAAATAACGTACTGGCAAAACTCGGCGGAGATTTAACGGTAGAAAAACCTCCGGCAATGGAGGGGCGTTCCATGTCGATGACATTGGCGCCCAAATCGAAGAAATAATTTACGAGGTGTATCATGCCTAAGATGAAGAGTAAGAGTGCCGCAGCAAAACGTTTTAAGTTTACCGGCGGCGGTAAAGTAAAGTATAAGCAAATGAATTTGCGCCATATTTTAACAAAAAAATCTCCACAACGCAAACGTGATTTGCGCAAAGGCGGAATTTTAGCCGAAGTCGACAGCAAAAAGGTAAGAAAACAACTGCTTCCTTACGGTACTAATTAAGTTTTGATTATTTAGGAGAATACAATGCCGAGATCGTTATGTTCAAATAAACGCATTCATAGACGCAAGAAGATTTTAAAGTTAGCAAAAGGATTCCGCGGACGCAGAGGTACGAACTATAAAGCGGCAAAAGATGCCGTTGTAAAAGCACTTACCCATAGCTTTGAAGCACGCCGCGACCGCAAAGGTGACATGCGCCGCTTGTGGATCAGCAGAATAAATGCTGCTGTTCGTGCAGAAGGAATGAGCTATTCACGCTTTATCAACGGAATGGCCAAAGCGGGGATTGCTTTGAACCGCAAGGCCTTATCCAATATGGCTATCGAAGATCCGGCCGCTTTTAAAAGCGTTGTCGAACAGTCAAAAAAAGCATTAGGAGTTTAAAGTATGGTAAACCTCGATCAAATTAAACAGCTTGAAGCGAGGGTTTCTAAAGCGATTGAGCTGATGCAGACCCTCAAAGATGAGAACGATTTATTAAAGCTTGAATTGCACGATCGCCAACAGCGAATTGAGGAGCTGGAGAATATAGTTCTTGTTTTTAGAAATGACCAAGCAAAGATCGAGGAAGGTATCATCAATGCACTCAATCACCTGAGTGCATTTGAAGATACTGTATACCAAGCGGCAAATTCGACAGCTGCTTCTGCCGTACATGAAGCAGCTCCGGCCGCGAATGAAGTGCCGGAAATGCAGCCGACAGCATTAAATCCCACTGGAGCCGTTGCATCTGAACAGCCCAACCCCATACACGAAGAAGCTTCGGAAACGCAATCGCCGACTGCTGTTGCCGAGACGGTGCCGCAGCAAGCTCCACAGGAACCTATAAATCATTCCAATCAACTGGATATTTTTTAACGATGGCCGAACGCAAAGGGCGGCTGCAAATCGACCTATTAGGTACGTCGTTTGCGCTTGAGGCTGATCAACCCGCTGAATATTTACAGTCAATCTATAAGCATTATAAAAAAGTCGTCTCGGAGGTTCAACAAACGTCCGGCGTTAATGATTCATTGCGCGTTGCGATTATCGCCGGTATCTTGTTGTCGGATGAACTGAGCAAAGAGCGGCTTAATCCGCAGGCGCTGATTCCGCAGCATGAAACAGAGGTCTTAATCGAGCAATCGGCAAAAAAGATGATCGAAGATATCGATTCGATTATTTATTCGCTTACTCCGTCAAATGATGGACACGTATGACTCTTTTTGTCGATGCGGATTCCTGTCCGGTACGAATCCGCGAGATTATTTGCAGGACGGCGCAGCGATTACACGTTCAAGCGATCTTTGTTGCTAATAGATCAATTCCAATCCCTAGAAATTCTTATTGCACTACTATCGTAACCAAAGCTGAGGATCAAGCTGCAGATATGTATATCATTACTTATGCGGCACAAGGTGACATGGTTATTACCCGTGATATTCCCCTTGCAAAACAGCTTGTCGAAGCCCATATCAAAGTGATTAATGATCGAGGTGTCGTGTATACTGCCGAAAACATTGATGAACGGTTGTCTATCCGGAATTTTATGTATGAATTGTCGATAAACGGTCTTGCTCCCGAGCGGACGAAGGCGTTCGGGAAAAAAGAAGTTATGGAATTCGCTCAAGCGCTAGATCGGGAAACGCAGCGTCTTCTGAAAACCGATCCTTGATTTCTTTAATCCTGGGGGCAACTTCAAAAAATGCATCAGTGACTTCAGGATCGAATTTTATACCGCGTAACCTTCGTATCTCTCCCAAAACTTTATCTTCAGTCCATTTTTCTTTATATACTCGTTTACAGGAAAGTGCATCGTAAACATCTGCGAGCGAGGTAATACGTGCACCAAGGGGAATTTCCTCACCGATAAGCCCTTGCGCTGCGGTATGCATACGGTTGTATTTTTCTATTGCGCCTGTTTCCTCTGAGATATGGCCGGGATACCCGGTTCCATCCCAATTTTCATGGTGCCGTAATGCAATATCCCGCGACATAGTATCCACTGTCGAATTACCCGACAAAAATAGCTTTGAACCGCGCCATGTATGGCTCTGCATAATCCGGTATTCTTCGGGCGTGAGTTTGCCGGGTTTTTTTAGAATTGTGTCGGAAATACCGATTTTTCCGACATCGTGCAGCATTGCAGCAATCTTTAGCGCATCGCGAAATTTTTCGCGTTCATGCCGGTGGATATTATGGTTAAATGCCCAACGATCATAAATTTCTACTGCGTAGTTTGCGACGCGATGCACATGAAGCCCTGTCTCCCGCGGATCGTGCAACTCTGCCATTTGCACCATACGCAGGATCATCTCGCGGGTTAACGAAGCATGCATAAGCGTTGCTGCAGCGTTTGCTGCAAAATGAGAGAGGAACATTTCGTCATCGGAAGTAAATGCACGGACTTTGCCATGTATGTCAAGCGCATTAATCATCTGTAAAACACCCAATACGTCACCAGAGATGGCAATGAGCGGAATCGTCAGCGTCGATACTGTTTTGTAACCTGTTGCCACATCACTGACAGTACCGAATTTATAATACTTATCAGGAGAAATGGCATAAACATCAGGTTCATTGATCAGCTGTTTAGTCATCGCAGCCGATCCGGCAATAGTCGTAACATCGATCGGGAATGAAAAAATATGGAAAGGAAGTTTTTCTCCAGGATTTAATCGCTTTTGCAGCGTTGCATTTTGCGCATAATGGATAACCAGACGATTCCCTTCGACCAAGTAAATGGAGCCTGCATCGGCATTCAAGGCTTGCCGTGCCTCAGTTAATATCCTTTCCAGTAAAATATCTTTATCCCGAATACTATATAATCGGGAAGTTGTCTGCATGATATCAAACAGAATTTCTTCCCGTGTTCTTACTGTCGGCATCGTACTCATAACATTTCCTCTTTGCCTATAATAACAATATAGAGGCTTTGATAGTATCACCTAATATGCGATATGACAATAAGAAATACCCTAAATTTTTGCCAATGACATTTGAGCATGTTCATAAAAAATATCTTGCACTGCCAAACTTGTAAAAGTGTGATACACTGAAAAGGAGCTCTAAGCGATATTTCGACTATGGTTTAGAGAGAACTACTATTTCTGTTCAGGAGGAACAAGCATGAATATAGAACACATTCAACCCAAAGAAGTATTCCGTTGGTTTGCCGAAATTTCGGCTGTGCCGCGCGGTTCACACAATGAAAAAGCCATCAGCGATTTTTTAGTACGCTTTGCAAAAGAACGTTCGCTTGAAGTGTATCAGGATGAGGCGCTCAACGTCATTATCAAAAAGCCCGGGACGGCCGGCTACGAAAAATCCCCTACGGTTATATTGCAGGGACACATGGATATGGTCTGCGAAAAAACAGCGGATTCAAATCACAATTTCCTTAAAGACCCGATCAAGCTGATCGTAGAAGGAGACACTCTCCACGCCGACCGAACAACGCTTGGCGGAGATGATGGTATTGCGGTCGCGTATGCACTGGCTATTCTTGATTCCAAGTCGCTTGCCCATCCGCCGCTTGAGGTCTTGATTACTACAACCGAAGAAGTTGGGATGGACGGAGCGAGAGCCTTAAAAGCAGATCATTTACAGGGGAGAATCCTTTTCAATGTCGATTCCGAAGAAGAAGGCGTATTTTTGGTTAGCTGCGCGGGCGGCGCCAATACCCATGTCGATTTTAAGATTGAAACGGAACCACTGAAAGGGCAGGCGCTTGCAATTAAAATCGACGGACTACTCGGCGGGCATTCCGGTATGGAGATTATTAAGCAGCGTGCAAACGCCATCAAACTGCTGGGACGGGTCCTGTCGGCAGTAAAAGTGGAGCAGGCTGTGCATATCGTATCGATTTCGGGTGGTTCGAAGCATAATGCCATTGCAAAAGAAGCGCTGGCAATTATCGCTGTTGAAGATGCCGCCCGTGCACAGGCTGCAATTGGGCAGTTAGCGACAGCGATTAAAGCGGAATACCGTGCCGCCGATAAGGATATCCGCATCGCTGCAGAACCGGCAACAGCACTGCCTAAGATGATGTATAATGGAACAGTTAGCAGCGGTATCATAGATTTTATGACGATAGTGCCGGACGGCGTGCAATACATGAGTATGGACATCCCCGGATTGGTACAAACCAGCTTGAACAACGGCATTCTCGCCCTGAGCGGAGAAACCCTAACCTTTACGATTTCGGTACGTAGTTCGGTAAAAAGTGAACTGGATGAAATTGTGCAGGTACTGAAGCTATGCGCAGAGCGTACCGGAGGCATATTCAGTAAGGTGTCGGAGTATCCTGCATGGGAGTATTCGCCGCAGTCTCGTGCCCGGGACGTTGCCGTAAAAACATACAAAGAACTCACCGGCAAGGAACCGGTTGTTTCTGCTGTTCACGCAGGCCTTGAATGCGGACTTATCAAAAAGACCATCCCCGATATCGATGCCGTCAGTTTAGGCCCGAATTTGTACGATGTGCATACCCCGAATGAACACCTGAGTATCTCATCAGTCGAACGGATGTGGAAATTTATCGTTAAACTTCTGGAAAATATGCGGTAGATAATATAACCACAACGGGTTTACGCAGGGGAGCGGGGAGAGGCATGGTTGGGTCTCACTCGATGCTTCCCTGCGTTTTTTTGTGTACTGCGCGGTTTTATTTTAATTAACCGGTAAATCCGCAGAGAGTGCAAAGGATCCGGTATGGTTATGTTTAGAGAATAAATTATCGCTCCAATCAATTATTCAAGCTCTTCTACTTCTTAATAGATCCTTTTTATTTATTATTTGTTTTCTATCTTTATTAAAAATATTTATAAATAGATAAAAAAATAATTATATACTTGCGAGTGCCGATAATGTATGATACCATATATCAAGATTATTAATTGGAGGTTCTATTTAATTATGGAAGCGTTTTTACAAAATCTTACTAACCTAGTCGCAGGCATAAACAGCTTTGTATGGGGACCGTATTTTCTTATCCCTCTGCTTTGCGGAACAGGTTTATTTTTCACGCTCCGATTAAAGGGTGTGCAATTTTCAAAATTCGGTGCCGGATGGCGCAGACTGTTCAGCAATTTCTCATTAAAAGGAGAAAAAGCGGGGAAGCACGGTATGAGTTCTTTCCAAGCCGTTGCAACCGCGATTGCAGCGCAGGTAGGAACCGGTAACTTAGTCGGTGCAATGACGGCTTTGATTATGGGCGGCTCGGGCGCA from Treponema vincentii harbors:
- a CDS encoding GAF and HD-GYP domain-containing protein: MSTMPTVRTREEILFDIMQTTSRLYSIRDKDILLERILTEARQALNADAGSIYLVEGNRLVIHYAQNATLQKRLNPGEKLPFHIFSFPIDVTTIAGSAAMTKQLINEPDVYAISPDKYYKFGTVSDVATGYKTVSTLTIPLIAISGDVLGVLQMINALDIHGKVRAFTSDDEMFLSHFAANAAATLMHASLTREMILRMVQMAELHDPRETGLHVHRVANYAVEIYDRWAFNHNIHRHEREKFRDALKIAAMLHDVGKIGISDTILKKPGKLTPEEYRIMQSHTWRGSKLFLSGNSTVDTMSRDIALRHHENWDGTGYPGHISEETGAIEKYNRMHTAAQGLIGEEIPLGARITSLADVYDALSCKRVYKEKWTEDKVLGEIRRLRGIKFDPEVTDAFFEVAPRIKEIKDRFSEDAAFPDLALERIP
- the rpmI gene encoding 50S ribosomal protein L35, whose amino-acid sequence is MPKMKSKSAAAKRFKFTGGGKVKYKQMNLRHILTKKSPQRKRDLRKGGILAEVDSKKVRKQLLPYGTN
- the rplT gene encoding 50S ribosomal protein L20, with amino-acid sequence MPRSLCSNKRIHRRKKILKLAKGFRGRRGTNYKAAKDAVVKALTHSFEARRDRKGDMRRLWISRINAAVRAEGMSYSRFINGMAKAGIALNRKALSNMAIEDPAAFKSVVEQSKKALGV
- a CDS encoding cell division protein ZapA, giving the protein MAERKGRLQIDLLGTSFALEADQPAEYLQSIYKHYKKVVSEVQQTSGVNDSLRVAIIAGILLSDELSKERLNPQALIPQHETEVLIEQSAKKMIEDIDSIIYSLTPSNDGHV
- a CDS encoding DUF188 domain-containing protein encodes the protein MTLFVDADSCPVRIREIICRTAQRLHVQAIFVANRSIPIPRNSYCTTIVTKAEDQAADMYIITYAAQGDMVITRDIPLAKQLVEAHIKVINDRGVVYTAENIDERLSIRNFMYELSINGLAPERTKAFGKKEVMEFAQALDRETQRLLKTDP
- a CDS encoding aminoacyl-histidine dipeptidase; this encodes MNIEHIQPKEVFRWFAEISAVPRGSHNEKAISDFLVRFAKERSLEVYQDEALNVIIKKPGTAGYEKSPTVILQGHMDMVCEKTADSNHNFLKDPIKLIVEGDTLHADRTTLGGDDGIAVAYALAILDSKSLAHPPLEVLITTTEEVGMDGARALKADHLQGRILFNVDSEEEGVFLVSCAGGANTHVDFKIETEPLKGQALAIKIDGLLGGHSGMEIIKQRANAIKLLGRVLSAVKVEQAVHIVSISGGSKHNAIAKEALAIIAVEDAARAQAAIGQLATAIKAEYRAADKDIRIAAEPATALPKMMYNGTVSSGIIDFMTIVPDGVQYMSMDIPGLVQTSLNNGILALSGETLTFTISVRSSVKSELDEIVQVLKLCAERTGGIFSKVSEYPAWEYSPQSRARDVAVKTYKELTGKEPVVSAVHAGLECGLIKKTIPDIDAVSLGPNLYDVHTPNEHLSISSVERMWKFIVKLLENMR
- a CDS encoding cell division protein ZapB; translation: MVNLDQIKQLEARVSKAIELMQTLKDENDLLKLELHDRQQRIEELENIVLVFRNDQAKIEEGIINALNHLSAFEDTVYQAANSTAASAVHEAAPAANEVPEMQPTALNPTGAVASEQPNPIHEEASETQSPTAVAETVPQQAPQEPINHSNQLDIF
- the infC gene encoding translation initiation factor IF-3; translated protein: MAENKGLRINEQIRVREVRLIDDAGEQKGIVSTLEALRMAQDVNLDLVEVAPQADPPVCKILDYGKYRFELEKKLRDSKKKQKLQVLKEIRMQPKINDHDLSFKARHIQDFLDDGDKVKVTIRFRGRELAHTELGLDVLNNVLAKLGGDLTVEKPPAMEGRSMSMTLAPKSKK